A single genomic interval of Drosophila virilis strain 15010-1051.87 chromosome 2, Dvir_AGI_RSII-ME, whole genome shotgun sequence harbors:
- the LOC6629585 gene encoding uncharacterized protein, with product MSTEIEKDSAGISPSTIALNILPSTETHGIGDSFMEKPLSPCNSLENLSDISAVSSFASCESFKTICKAWKNRMKSASTMSLNRGIDEFEAKLEDLTSKLDMNKNVTTGESEELAKRLSLCVVLERRSLQFTDSSEEDTPHAASKFTQRFFEPEEIRQAFAVFKLCDVNGDNFLELAELKLALEKLSVPQTHLAAKKLMAEIVGKRATRMNFCQFLLTYAAILQNNRPKAGNLMNSQLVLKARKESVNVSRVGVSGAKLFFEAKIAQHALERNPAPAKEGDNPMNIAPNT from the coding sequence ATGTCGACTGAAATCGAGAAAGATTCCGCTGGTATTTCCCCCTCGACAATTGCACTTAACATCCTGCCGTCAACTGAAACACATGGAATCGGTGATAGCTTCATGGAGAAGCCGCTTAGTCCGTGCAATTCGCTTGAGAATTTATCGGACATATCCGCCGTCTCGTCATTCGCGTCTTGTGAATCGTTTAAAACCATATGTAAGGCATGGAAAAACCGCATGAAAAGTGCGTCGACCATGAGCTTAAACAGAGGCATAGATGAATTCGAAGCGAAGTTGGAGGATCTGACATCAAAGCTGGACATGAATAAAAACGTCACCACTGGTGAATCCGAAGAGCTTGCAAAGCGTCTGTCTCTCTGCGTTGTGCTAGAGAGAAGGTCCTTGCAGTTCACCGACAGCAGCGAAGAGGACACACCACATGCGGCGAGCAAGTTTACCCAGCGATTCTTTGAGCCCGAAGAGATACGTCAGGCGTTTGCCGTCTTTAAGCTATGTGATGTAAACGGCGATAACTTTCTTGAGCTGGCAGAGCTTAAACTGGCTCTGGAGAAGCTATCGGTGCCACAGACCCATCTGGCTGCAAAGAAGCTGATGGCAGAAATTGTCGGCAAGCGGGCAACAAGAATGAACTTCTGTCAGTTTCTGCTTACGTACGCAGCAATCCTTCAGAACAACAGGCCAAAGGCCGGCAATCTAATGAACTCTCAGCTGGTGCTAAAAGCTCGAAAAGAATCCGTAAATGTGTCCCGGGTGGGCGTCAGCGGAGCAAAACTTTTCTTTGAGGCCAAGATTGCACAGCATGCTCTCGAGCGAAATCCTGCTCCTGCCAAGGAAGGGGATAACCCAATGAATATAGCTCCAAATACATGA